In the genome of Desulfovibrio desulfuricans, one region contains:
- a CDS encoding DVU0298 family protein, giving the protein MRSTKQKLKECLVSPQWREHLDEIAQGGLENIGPLFSFLLLGPQTMHRAAVALGQVTARLMQEQPESAKNIVRRLMWHLNEESGNIGWGIPEAFAEILAASESLAKDFHRILISYIIDLGRDDNYCDNDTLRRSCYWAIGRLAQTRPQLCLTARPWLLKGLEDVDPVCQGMAAWALSQLPPDLMDAPALRRLAEAGNTAPCELFDGEDVYEKTASQIAADALEGKLK; this is encoded by the coding sequence ATGCGATCTACAAAACAAAAGCTTAAAGAGTGCCTTGTCAGCCCGCAGTGGCGTGAACACCTGGACGAAATCGCCCAAGGCGGCCTTGAAAATATTGGGCCGCTCTTTTCCTTTCTTCTGCTCGGCCCCCAAACCATGCACCGAGCCGCTGTTGCGCTGGGGCAGGTAACAGCGCGCCTGATGCAGGAACAGCCGGAATCGGCCAAGAATATTGTCCGCCGCCTCATGTGGCATCTCAACGAAGAATCCGGCAACATCGGCTGGGGCATCCCCGAGGCCTTTGCAGAAATCCTCGCCGCCAGCGAATCTCTGGCCAAGGATTTTCACCGCATTCTTATCAGCTACATCATTGATCTTGGCCGCGACGACAACTATTGCGACAACGACACCCTGCGCCGCTCCTGCTACTGGGCCATCGGGCGTCTTGCCCAGACTCGCCCGCAATTGTGCCTGACCGCCCGCCCCTGGCTGCTGAAAGGGCTGGAAGACGTTGATCCTGTGTGCCAGGGCATGGCCGCATGGGCGCTCAGCCAACTGCCGCCCGACCTCATGGACGCCCCAGCTCTGCGCCGCCTGGCCGAAGCGGGCAACACAGCCCCGTGCGAGCTCTTTGACGGCGAGGATGTTTACGAAAAAACCGCAAGCCAGATTGCTGCCGATGCCCTTGAGGGCAAGCTGAAGTAA
- the vorB gene encoding 3-methyl-2-oxobutanoate dehydrogenase subunit VorB, with product MSAATERVLIKGNEAVAFGAIDAGCRCYFGYPITPQNEVPESLSSLLPEVGGQFVQAESEVGAINMVLGAAASGIPALTSSSSCGISLMQEGISYMAGSQIPGVIVNMQRGGPGLGDIGPSQGDYFQAVKGGGHGDHRNLVLAPSTAQECYDFMFRAFALAFKYANPVMVLGDAIVGQIKEPVRRVPPKDAVPAEELAALAAPWRMEGYGRRGPGAQPRLLKSVYLAEGALAERNRMLMRKYESMKADCAFECVDTDDAELIVVAFGSIARIARSAIRQLRAQGHKIGLFRPITLFPFPDEALRALAPGRRFLVMEQNTGQMVEDVRLALFGQPGVAPASVLWHGVMPGLFIGADALREPMLQALKEN from the coding sequence ATGAGCGCTGCAACCGAACGTGTGCTCATCAAGGGCAACGAAGCCGTGGCCTTTGGCGCCATAGATGCGGGCTGCCGCTGCTATTTCGGCTACCCCATCACCCCGCAGAATGAAGTGCCGGAATCCCTCTCCAGCCTCTTGCCCGAAGTCGGCGGCCAGTTTGTGCAGGCCGAAAGCGAAGTCGGCGCCATCAACATGGTGCTGGGTGCGGCAGCCAGCGGCATTCCTGCGCTTACGTCATCCTCCAGTTGCGGCATTTCGCTCATGCAGGAAGGCATTTCCTACATGGCGGGCAGCCAGATTCCCGGCGTGATCGTCAACATGCAGCGCGGCGGCCCCGGCCTAGGCGATATCGGCCCCTCGCAGGGCGATTATTTTCAGGCCGTCAAGGGCGGCGGGCACGGCGACCACCGCAATCTGGTGCTGGCCCCCTCCACCGCTCAGGAATGCTATGATTTCATGTTCAGGGCCTTTGCCCTGGCATTCAAATACGCCAACCCGGTCATGGTGCTGGGCGACGCCATCGTGGGCCAGATCAAGGAACCCGTGCGCCGCGTGCCGCCCAAGGACGCCGTGCCCGCCGAGGAACTGGCCGCCCTTGCCGCGCCCTGGCGCATGGAAGGTTATGGCCGCCGTGGCCCCGGCGCGCAGCCGCGCCTGCTCAAGTCGGTCTATCTGGCCGAAGGGGCATTGGCCGAGCGCAACCGCATGCTCATGCGCAAGTACGAATCCATGAAGGCCGATTGCGCCTTTGAATGCGTTGATACTGACGATGCGGAACTGATCGTGGTGGCCTTTGGCTCCATTGCCCGCATTGCGCGCAGCGCCATCCGCCAGTTGCGCGCCCAGGGGCATAAAATCGGCCTGTTCCGGCCCATTACCCTGTTCCCCTTCCCGGATGAAGCCCTGCGCGCGCTTGCGCCCGGCCGGCGTTTTCTGGTTATGGAGCAGAACACGGGGCAGATGGTGGAAGATGTCCGTCTGGCCCTCTTTGGCCAGCCGGGTGTTGCGCCCGCATCCGTGCTGTGGCACGGCGTCATGCCGGGGCTGTTCATTGGTGCCGATGCCCTGCGCGAACCCATGCTTCAGGCCCTCAAGGAGAACTAA
- a CDS encoding LysO family transporter translates to MFIALGLTFLGMALGFLLRGQPWITSLTRCVTPAIMLLLFALGISVGSNELLIQSLPRLGGAALALTVAGILGSLACAALIRRFFTKTPTPAGISPQQKATDAEARSHEG, encoded by the coding sequence ATGTTTATTGCGCTTGGACTCACCTTTCTTGGCATGGCCCTTGGCTTTCTGCTGCGCGGCCAGCCCTGGATTACCTCGCTGACACGCTGCGTCACACCCGCCATCATGCTGCTGCTTTTTGCGCTGGGCATATCTGTGGGCAGCAACGAGCTGCTCATACAGTCCCTGCCCCGGCTTGGCGGCGCAGCTCTGGCCCTCACGGTAGCGGGCATTCTGGGTTCCTTAGCCTGCGCGGCGCTGATTCGCCGATTTTTCACCAAAACGCCCACGCCTGCGGGGATTTCACCCCAGCAAAAGGCAACTGATGCAGAGGCGCGCAGTCATGAAGGGTAG
- the thiH gene encoding 2-iminoacetate synthase ThiH, producing METFQEYLQAWPSARRAEGAARATEADVLAVLQKEILQPADLLTLLSPAAAPHLEAMARRARELTLRFFGKAVNIFTPLYISDVCTNQCRYCGFNAKNKQPRRHLSIDEAAAEADVIADKGFQHILLLTGDARHLSSPQYIADAARRIKPRFASVGVEVYSLTTEEYNLLVNAGVDSMTMFQETYNPELYAWLHPVGPKHDYGFRLNAPQRAAEGGIRSIGVGALLGLESFEQDAFATGLHAWWLQRRYPGVDVSVSIPRICPHEGNFDVQHAVDDRHLVQYVTAMRCFLPRAGITCSSRESAFMRDHLVPIGVTRVSAGVSTAVGGRATEDLHNPGQFEITDRRSLEEMAASLAGIGYQAVLKDWEDPVAV from the coding sequence ATGGAAACTTTTCAGGAATATTTGCAGGCGTGGCCTTCAGCCCGCCGGGCAGAGGGAGCCGCACGCGCCACAGAAGCGGATGTGCTGGCCGTGCTGCAAAAGGAAATTTTGCAGCCAGCCGATCTCCTTACCCTGCTTTCGCCTGCGGCTGCTCCGCACCTTGAGGCCATGGCCCGCCGCGCACGCGAGCTGACCCTGCGTTTCTTTGGCAAGGCCGTGAACATCTTCACTCCACTCTACATCTCCGATGTCTGCACCAACCAGTGCCGCTACTGCGGATTCAATGCCAAAAACAAGCAACCACGCCGCCATTTGAGCATTGATGAGGCCGCTGCGGAGGCGGACGTTATCGCCGACAAGGGCTTTCAGCACATCCTGCTGCTGACGGGCGATGCGCGGCATTTATCCTCGCCGCAGTATATCGCGGATGCGGCCCGGCGCATCAAACCCCGCTTTGCCTCGGTGGGCGTGGAGGTCTATTCGCTCACCACCGAGGAATATAACCTGCTGGTGAACGCAGGCGTGGACAGCATGACCATGTTTCAGGAGACGTATAATCCGGAACTTTACGCATGGCTGCACCCCGTTGGCCCCAAGCATGATTACGGCTTCAGGCTCAATGCGCCGCAGCGCGCGGCAGAGGGCGGCATCCGCTCCATCGGCGTGGGCGCCTTGCTGGGGCTGGAATCTTTTGAGCAGGATGCCTTTGCCACAGGCCTGCACGCATGGTGGCTGCAAAGGCGCTATCCCGGCGTGGATGTGAGCGTTTCCATCCCGCGCATCTGCCCGCATGAGGGCAACTTTGACGTGCAGCACGCCGTGGACGACCGCCATCTTGTACAATATGTTACTGCCATGCGCTGCTTCCTGCCGCGTGCGGGCATCACCTGCTCCAGCCGCGAAAGCGCCTTTATGCGCGACCATCTGGTGCCTATCGGCGTAACCAGAGTTTCCGCCGGTGTTTCCACCGCCGTGGGCGGCCGCGCAACCGAGGACTTGCACAATCCCGGCCAGTTTGAGATCACCGACCGCCGCAGCCTTGAAGAAATGGCGGCCTCCCTGGCTGGCATAGGCTATCAGGCTGTGCTTAAAGACTGGGAAGACCCGGTGGCAGTGTAA
- the coaBC gene encoding bifunctional phosphopantothenoylcysteine decarboxylase/phosphopantothenate--cysteine ligase CoaBC, which produces MSESKSGLNTPFDQSTRYERKRLHLGVCGSVACYKAADLLRAWTGMGMHVSATLTPGARRFVAPLLFESLGAAPVYEDMFSQGQDVFSHLEPGQHAQALVVAPASADALFRLAHGAAGDMLAAQALAFDGPMVIAPAMNPRMWANPATQANIDILRQRGVRIVIPACGGTACGEQGEGRLAPLHDIFLAALRALSPQDMAGKRVMVTLGPTREAWDGVRFWSNPSSGLMGAALAVAAWLRGAEVTAICGPGVRARLPREIVRHDVVSARDMFQAAADIWPGMDMGMFTAAVADFSPQPFGPRKFKKADAPDGLTVAFTPNPDILRTLSEGRKPGQKVLGFAAETAADMQALLPLAHAKLQGKKADVLAANRVNATDSGFGAVTNSMAVVDATGHEEIWPNQSKADVAWELCSWLLRS; this is translated from the coding sequence ATGAGCGAAAGCAAAAGTGGTCTGAACACTCCCTTTGACCAGAGCACCCGTTACGAACGCAAACGTCTGCACCTTGGCGTGTGCGGCTCCGTGGCCTGCTACAAGGCCGCCGATCTTTTGCGCGCATGGACAGGCATGGGCATGCATGTTTCCGCCACGCTCACTCCGGGCGCGCGCCGATTTGTGGCCCCCCTGCTCTTTGAGTCGCTGGGCGCTGCCCCGGTGTACGAAGACATGTTTTCGCAGGGACAGGATGTTTTTTCGCACCTTGAACCGGGGCAACACGCGCAGGCGCTGGTGGTGGCTCCGGCATCGGCTGACGCCCTGTTCCGTCTGGCGCACGGCGCGGCGGGCGACATGCTGGCGGCGCAGGCACTGGCCTTTGACGGGCCAATGGTGATCGCCCCAGCCATGAACCCGCGCATGTGGGCCAATCCTGCCACGCAGGCCAATATTGACATTTTGCGGCAACGCGGGGTGCGCATTGTAATCCCTGCCTGCGGCGGCACAGCCTGCGGCGAACAGGGCGAGGGACGTCTTGCCCCCTTGCACGATATTTTTCTGGCTGCCCTGCGCGCGCTTTCGCCTCAGGACATGGCGGGCAAGCGCGTTATGGTCACTCTTGGCCCCACCCGCGAGGCATGGGACGGCGTGCGCTTCTGGTCAAATCCTTCCAGCGGCCTTATGGGCGCGGCGCTGGCAGTGGCGGCATGGCTGCGAGGCGCAGAGGTTACTGCCATCTGCGGCCCCGGCGTGCGCGCACGTTTGCCGCGTGAAATCGTCCGGCACGACGTTGTGAGCGCCCGCGACATGTTTCAGGCCGCCGCCGATATCTGGCCCGGCATGGACATGGGCATGTTCACCGCTGCTGTGGCGGATTTTTCGCCCCAGCCCTTTGGGCCCCGCAAATTCAAGAAAGCGGACGCTCCGGACGGCCTCACCGTGGCCTTTACGCCCAACCCTGATATTCTGCGCACCCTTTCCGAGGGCCGCAAGCCAGGCCAAAAGGTGCTGGGCTTTGCCGCGGAAACCGCCGCCGACATGCAGGCCCTGCTGCCGCTGGCCCATGCCAAGCTCCAAGGCAAAAAGGCTGATGTGCTGGCCGCCAACCGCGTCAACGCCACAGACAGCGGCTTTGGCGCTGTCACCAATTCCATGGCTGTTGTAGACGCAACCGGGCATGAAGAAATCTGGCCCAACCAAAGCAAGGCTGATGTGGCCTGGGAACTGTGTTCATGGCTTTTGCGCTCGTAA
- the thiS gene encoding sulfur carrier protein ThiS → MDVTVNGETEAIAEPCSVAGLLAARGHDAARVVVERNGEILPRERFAQTLLCGGDSLEIVHFVGGG, encoded by the coding sequence ATGGATGTCACAGTCAACGGGGAAACCGAAGCCATTGCCGAACCATGCAGCGTTGCCGGACTTCTGGCAGCACGCGGGCATGATGCGGCACGGGTTGTCGTTGAACGCAACGGAGAAATCCTGCCCCGCGAACGTTTTGCCCAAACCCTGCTCTGCGGGGGCGACAGTCTGGAGATCGTGCACTTTGTGGGCGGCGGATAA
- a CDS encoding thiamine pyrophosphate-dependent enzyme, with product MQAQELDALRPAEGESLVFDTNPVLNERPTHYCPGCHHGIAHRLVSEVLHELGVAERTILVASVGCATFTYDYFNVDGLEAPHGRACAVATGVRRARPDAVVFTYQGDGDMAAIGMAESMHAANRGEKITGIFINNTVYGMTGGQMAPTTLVGQKTTTSRQGRSISNEGGPIRMAEIMAQLDGVAYSARCSLDSVKHVRESKKAMRKAFEVQLQGLGFGFIELLSGCPTNWHLDPIAANKRIAEAMMPVFPLGVYKDVTASVEADHV from the coding sequence ATGCAAGCTCAGGAACTGGACGCATTGCGTCCCGCCGAGGGCGAAAGCCTGGTTTTTGATACCAATCCCGTGCTCAACGAGCGCCCCACCCACTATTGCCCCGGATGCCACCACGGTATTGCCCACAGGCTGGTGAGCGAGGTGCTGCACGAACTGGGCGTGGCCGAACGCACCATTCTGGTGGCATCGGTGGGCTGCGCCACCTTTACCTACGATTACTTTAACGTGGACGGCCTTGAGGCCCCGCATGGCCGCGCCTGCGCCGTGGCCACAGGCGTGCGCCGCGCGCGCCCGGACGCCGTGGTGTTCACCTATCAGGGCGACGGCGACATGGCAGCCATCGGCATGGCCGAATCCATGCACGCCGCCAACCGTGGCGAAAAGATCACCGGCATCTTCATCAACAACACGGTGTACGGCATGACCGGCGGGCAGATGGCCCCCACCACCCTGGTGGGACAAAAGACCACCACATCGCGGCAGGGACGCTCCATCAGCAACGAGGGCGGCCCCATCCGTATGGCCGAAATCATGGCCCAGCTGGACGGCGTGGCCTATTCCGCCCGCTGCTCGCTGGATTCGGTCAAGCATGTGCGCGAATCCAAAAAGGCCATGCGCAAAGCCTTTGAAGTGCAGTTGCAGGGCCTTGGCTTTGGCTTCATCGAGCTGCTTTCCGGCTGCCCCACCAACTGGCATCTGGATCCCATTGCTGCCAACAAGCGGATTGCCGAGGCCATGATGCCCGTATTCCCCCTTGGGGTGTACAAGGATGTGACGGCCAGCGTGGAGGCGGATCATGTCTAA
- the queA gene encoding tRNA preQ1(34) S-adenosylmethionine ribosyltransferase-isomerase QueA — MPTAEADFFLESYNFALPEAQIAQFPPEERGNSRLLVMPRQGALELEHHQFSDLPDCLPEGALLVANNSRVLQARLLGTRSTGGKVEFLLLTPLPLVLERARPDKLGGSSAEVEGLIRSGGSIRDGEKLEFGAGISVTVLESGEFGHRRVRLAWDGDLSKAFAATGHIPLPPYIKRTDAEEDLSRYQTIYSREDKTGSVAAPTAGLHFTPEMRETLKARGFQWADVTLYVGYGTFSPVRSADIRGHRMHREYVEIPEATALAIAEAKREGRPVIAVGTTSLRSMEGVAELCGRVQPFTGWTDIFLYPGRPFRVVDGLLTNFHLPESSLIMLVSALAGRERVLAAYAEAVSRGYRFFSYGDAMLIR; from the coding sequence ATGCCCACTGCGGAAGCGGATTTTTTTCTCGAAAGTTATAATTTTGCATTGCCTGAAGCGCAGATAGCCCAGTTCCCGCCTGAAGAGCGCGGGAACTCGCGTCTGCTGGTCATGCCGCGCCAGGGCGCGCTTGAGCTTGAGCACCACCAGTTCAGCGATCTGCCGGATTGCCTGCCCGAGGGGGCGTTGCTGGTAGCCAACAATTCCCGCGTACTGCAGGCGCGCCTGCTGGGAACACGCTCCACCGGCGGCAAGGTGGAGTTTCTGCTGCTCACGCCCCTGCCGCTGGTGCTTGAAAGGGCGCGGCCCGACAAGCTTGGCGGCTCAAGTGCCGAGGTTGAGGGGCTCATACGCTCCGGCGGCAGTATTCGTGACGGTGAAAAGCTTGAATTTGGCGCGGGCATCAGCGTGACCGTGCTGGAATCGGGCGAATTCGGGCATCGGCGTGTGCGTCTGGCCTGGGACGGCGACCTCTCCAAGGCCTTTGCCGCCACCGGGCATATTCCTTTGCCGCCCTACATCAAGCGGACAGATGCGGAAGAAGATCTGAGCCGCTACCAGACCATCTATTCCCGCGAGGACAAGACGGGTTCTGTGGCCGCGCCCACGGCGGGGCTGCATTTTACCCCCGAGATGCGAGAAACCCTGAAGGCCAGAGGCTTTCAGTGGGCGGACGTAACCCTGTATGTGGGGTACGGCACCTTCAGCCCTGTGCGCAGCGCCGACATCCGAGGCCACCGCATGCACAGGGAATATGTGGAAATACCCGAGGCAACGGCTCTTGCCATTGCCGAGGCCAAGCGTGAAGGGCGGCCTGTGATTGCCGTTGGCACCACCAGCCTGCGCTCTATGGAGGGCGTGGCCGAATTGTGCGGCAGGGTGCAGCCCTTTACCGGATGGACGGACATCTTTTTGTACCCCGGCAGGCCCTTCCGCGTGGTTGACGGCCTGCTGACAAACTTTCATCTGCCTGAGTCCTCCCTGATTATGCTGGTTTCTGCCCTGGCCGGGCGCGAGCGTGTGCTTGCCGCTTATGCCGAGGCCGTGAGCAGGGGGTATCGGTTCTTCTCATATGGCGATGCCATGCTTATTCGCTGA
- a CDS encoding carbon starvation CstA family protein, protein MESLEHINAITLVFAALCIFAIAYRVYGIFLANKVLKLDAGRITPAVRFADGHDYVKTNEFVLYGHHFAAIAAAGPLVGPVLAAQFGYLPGALWILIGCVLGGAVHDMVVLFASVRHKGQSLSAIAQREVGPVTGTVAGIAVLCILILTLAGLSLACISAMHNAPWSLFIVVITMPIAMLMGLIMRFKQNSVLLASLVGLVLLVVGILSGHDLMQKDVLGWAFDWNRDTVALAIAGYGFLASVLPVWFLLVPRDYLSTYLKIGTILMLAVGIIFVQPILLMPTVTPFINGGGPVIGGPALPFIFITIACGAMSGFHAIIGTGTTPKMIGNERDILFVGYGAMLTEGFVAIMALIAACTLMPGDYFAINATPDKFSSLVAAHPALNTVDLGFFEEKIGLNLHARPGGAVSLAVGMAHIFHKIPYMDHLMAYWYNFAVMFEAVFILTAIDAGTRVGRFFLQEMLGKVYAPFGDKNWMPGVYITSFIFTSMWGYLMYTGNISNIWPLFGLSNQLLAGCALIVCTSMLLRMNRGKLSLVTAIPGIFLTAVTFWAGYLQVTTTYIPGGKYLLAFLACLVMVLMVFVLVGTIRRWIELMNTTGTVNDAYGEPVRALAEE, encoded by the coding sequence ATGGAAAGCTTGGAGCACATTAATGCCATCACGCTAGTGTTTGCGGCATTGTGCATATTTGCCATTGCCTACCGGGTGTATGGCATTTTTCTGGCAAACAAGGTTCTGAAACTGGATGCGGGCCGCATTACGCCAGCGGTTCGTTTTGCTGATGGTCACGACTACGTCAAAACCAACGAATTTGTTCTCTACGGCCACCATTTTGCCGCCATCGCGGCTGCAGGGCCGCTGGTTGGCCCTGTGCTCGCCGCGCAGTTCGGCTATTTGCCCGGCGCGCTGTGGATTCTGATTGGCTGCGTACTTGGCGGCGCGGTGCACGATATGGTGGTGCTGTTCGCCTCCGTCCGGCACAAGGGCCAGAGCCTTTCGGCCATCGCCCAGCGCGAGGTCGGCCCCGTTACAGGCACCGTGGCGGGCATCGCCGTGCTGTGTATTCTTATTCTGACCCTGGCCGGTCTTTCGCTGGCCTGCATCAGCGCCATGCACAACGCGCCCTGGTCGCTGTTTATCGTTGTCATCACCATGCCTATCGCCATGCTCATGGGCCTGATCATGCGCTTCAAGCAGAACAGCGTTCTGCTTGCCAGCCTTGTGGGTCTGGTGCTGCTGGTTGTGGGTATTCTGAGCGGCCATGACCTCATGCAGAAGGACGTGCTGGGCTGGGCATTTGACTGGAACCGCGACACCGTGGCTCTGGCCATCGCCGGTTACGGCTTCCTCGCTTCCGTTCTGCCCGTGTGGTTCCTGCTGGTGCCGCGCGACTATCTTTCCACCTATCTCAAGATAGGCACCATCCTTATGCTGGCCGTGGGCATCATCTTTGTGCAGCCCATCCTGCTCATGCCCACCGTTACCCCCTTTATTAACGGCGGTGGCCCCGTGATCGGCGGGCCTGCATTGCCCTTTATCTTTATCACCATCGCTTGCGGCGCCATGTCCGGCTTCCACGCCATCATCGGCACCGGCACAACGCCCAAAATGATCGGCAACGAGCGCGACATCCTCTTTGTAGGCTACGGCGCCATGCTGACCGAAGGCTTTGTCGCCATCATGGCCTTGATCGCCGCCTGCACCCTGATGCCCGGCGACTACTTTGCCATCAACGCTACCCCCGACAAGTTCAGCTCGCTGGTTGCGGCGCACCCCGCGCTGAACACTGTCGATCTGGGCTTCTTTGAAGAAAAGATCGGCCTGAACCTGCATGCCCGCCCCGGCGGCGCAGTTTCTCTGGCCGTGGGCATGGCCCACATTTTCCACAAGATCCCCTACATGGATCACCTGATGGCCTACTGGTACAACTTTGCCGTCATGTTTGAAGCGGTCTTCATCCTGACCGCCATTGACGCCGGTACCCGCGTGGGCCGCTTCTTCCTGCAGGAAATGCTGGGCAAGGTGTACGCGCCCTTTGGCGACAAGAACTGGATGCCCGGCGTCTACATCACCAGCTTCATCTTCACGTCCATGTGGGGCTATCTGATGTACACCGGCAACATCAGCAACATCTGGCCCCTGTTCGGTCTGAGCAACCAGCTGCTTGCTGGCTGCGCCCTGATCGTGTGCACCTCCATGCTGCTGCGCATGAACCGCGGCAAGCTCAGCCTTGTTACGGCCATCCCCGGTATCTTCCTGACCGCCGTGACCTTCTGGGCTGGCTATTTGCAGGTCACCACGACCTACATCCCCGGCGGCAAGTATCTGCTTGCCTTCCTGGCCTGCCTGGTCATGGTGCTGATGGTCTTTGTGCTTGTGGGCACCATCCGCCGCTGGATTGAACTCATGAACACCACTGGCACGGTTAACGACGCTTACGGCGAACCCGTGCGCGCCCTGGCCGAAGAATAG
- a CDS encoding indolepyruvate ferredoxin oxidoreductase subunit alpha, with translation MSRVVFMEERCKGCRLCVEVCPVHILRPSGRFNRHGYEVMEMEGQCTGCASCAVMCPDVAIRVFKSAKTKGGKA, from the coding sequence ATGTCAAGAGTTGTATTCATGGAAGAGCGCTGCAAGGGCTGCCGCCTGTGTGTGGAAGTCTGCCCGGTGCACATCCTCCGGCCTTCGGGCCGTTTTAACCGCCACGGTTATGAAGTGATGGAAATGGAAGGCCAATGCACGGGCTGTGCCTCGTGCGCGGTCATGTGTCCCGATGTGGCCATACGCGTGTTCAAAAGCGCGAAAACCAAGGGGGGCAAGGCATGA
- a CDS encoding thiazole synthase, with protein sequence MNDPFIIGGVTLTSRLFIGTGKYGADSLIPSVAEASGAQVITVAMRRVDKQGEHQASSQGIMGHIPAHMRLLPNTSGARTAEEAVRLARLARAAGCGDWIKIEVISDTRHLLPDGYETAKATEILAKDGFTVLPYINPDLYVARACANAGAAAVMPLGAPIGTNRGLRTKEMVGILIEEIDLPIVVDAGIGRPSQACEAMEMGAAACLVNTAIASSSDPVSMARAFGAAVRAGRDAWLAGPGAVKAQGQGAEASSPLTGFLR encoded by the coding sequence ATGAACGATCCCTTCATCATCGGCGGCGTCACCCTTACAAGCCGTCTTTTCATCGGTACCGGCAAATATGGAGCCGACAGCCTCATTCCTTCAGTGGCCGAAGCCAGCGGCGCGCAAGTCATCACCGTGGCCATGCGCCGTGTGGACAAACAGGGCGAACATCAGGCTTCCAGCCAGGGTATCATGGGGCATATCCCCGCCCATATGCGGCTGTTGCCCAACACCTCGGGCGCGCGAACCGCAGAGGAAGCCGTGCGTCTGGCCCGGCTGGCCCGCGCTGCTGGTTGCGGCGACTGGATAAAAATCGAGGTCATTTCCGACACCCGCCATCTGCTGCCCGACGGCTACGAAACCGCCAAGGCCACGGAAATTCTCGCTAAAGATGGCTTTACCGTTCTGCCCTACATCAATCCAGACCTCTACGTGGCGCGGGCCTGCGCCAATGCCGGCGCGGCAGCCGTCATGCCTCTGGGTGCGCCCATCGGCACCAACCGGGGCCTGCGCACCAAGGAAATGGTGGGCATCCTGATTGAAGAAATCGACCTGCCCATTGTGGTGGACGCGGGCATTGGCCGCCCCTCTCAGGCTTGCGAGGCCATGGAAATGGGCGCGGCTGCCTGTTTGGTAAACACAGCCATTGCCTCGTCCAGCGATCCAGTCAGCATGGCCCGCGCATTCGGCGCGGCAGTTCGGGCCGGGCGCGATGCATGGCTGGCTGGCCCCGGTGCCGTCAAGGCGCAGGGCCAGGGCGCGGAAGCGTCTTCACCGCTGACGGGATTTCTCCGCTAA
- a CDS encoding lysine exporter LysO family protein yields MKGSLIILFFFCSGVLLARMGLIPTYLVEHDFTIYALWLLMLLVGISIGSDRRLGEILRTLRPRVLLLPLATTVGTFAGTALMSLFLAYSVSECMAVGAGFAYYSLSSIFISQYKGPELGTIALISNIARELVTLLLTPLLARYLGPLAPICCGGASTMDTTLPGITRYCGKDWLFVSIVHGMVLDFSVPFWVILFCTL; encoded by the coding sequence ATGAAGGGTAGCCTCATCATCCTGTTTTTTTTCTGTTCCGGCGTACTGCTTGCGCGCATGGGGCTGATACCCACCTATCTGGTGGAACACGACTTCACGATATACGCCCTGTGGCTGCTCATGCTGCTGGTGGGCATTTCCATCGGTTCAGACCGCAGGCTTGGCGAAATTTTGCGCACTCTGCGCCCTCGCGTACTGCTGCTGCCGCTGGCAACCACGGTGGGCACATTTGCGGGCACGGCGCTCATGAGCCTGTTTCTTGCGTACAGCGTGAGCGAGTGCATGGCTGTGGGCGCGGGCTTTGCCTATTATTCGCTGTCGTCCATCTTCATTTCGCAGTACAAGGGGCCGGAGCTGGGCACCATTGCGCTCATCAGCAACATTGCCCGCGAGCTCGTCACCCTGCTGCTCACGCCACTGCTTGCGCGATATCTTGGGCCGCTGGCGCCGATCTGTTGCGGCGGCGCATCTACCATGGATACAACGCTGCCTGGTATTACCCGGTATTGCGGCAAGGACTGGCTCTTTGTTTCCATCGTACATGGCATGGTACTGGATTTTAGCGTACCATTCTGGGTGATTTTATTTTGTACATTGTAG